The Chitinophaga sp. H8 region TCCAGGCTATTTTGGTGAGTTCGCCAAGGGTTTCCAGTTCGGCAAACTGTGCCGCATCATTGGCATCAGCAATACAACCAGGGCGGAGGCCATCACCCAGGGAGAAGGAAACGTCATAGGCTTTCATGATCTCACAGATTTCTTCGAAGTGGGTATACAGGAAATTTTCCCGGTGATGTGCCAGGCACCATTTGGCCATGATGGAGCCCCCTCGGGAAACAATCCCGGTGGTACGTTTAGCCGTAAGCGGAATATACCGGAGCAGTACGCCCGCATGGATGGTAAAATAATCTACCCCTTGTTCGGCCTGTTCTATCAGCGTATCCCGGAAGATTTCCCAGGTGAGGTTTTCCGCTTTACCATTTACTTTTTCCAGTGCCTGGTAGATAGGTACAGTGCCGATGGGAACAGGAGAATTGCGGATGATCCATTCGCGGGTAGCATGAATATTTTTTCCGGTGCTGAGGTCCATGATGGTATCAGCGCCCCATCGGCATGACCATACGGCTTTTTCCACTTCTTCTTCAATACCGGAGCTTACCGCAGAGTTACCGATGTTGGCATTTATTTTTACGAGGAAGTTGCGGCCAATGATCATGGGTTCACTTTCGGGGTGATTGATATTAGCAGGGATGATAGCCCTGCCAGCAGCTACCTCCTGGCGTACAAATTCCGGTGTAATGAATTTTACCGGTGTGTTGGCTCCAAAGCTATTGCCTTTATGCTGGTGCCATAGCGGGTTATTGGCCTCAAAGTATTTTTCTGCGCATTGGTTTTCCCGGATGGCGATGTATTCCATTTCGGGAGTGATGATCCCTCTTTTGGCATAATACATTTGCGATACGTTGCTACCTTTTTTTGCACAGAGGGGGGTATGGCCACCATATTTAAAGGATAAAGCATCCTCCTGTTGTGTCAGGTCACGAACAAATTCACTTGAAAAGTCCGGGAGGCGTTCCACATCTCCCCGTTCAAGGATCCAGTTTTCCCGCAG contains the following coding sequences:
- the thiC gene encoding phosphomethylpyrimidine synthase ThiC; this encodes MLSRYKRGNRRRAHMDECRQNQRLLHYYLFNLFKQPSLMNNKLPTESSISRTPFPASNKIYVRGHLHPVNVAMREVTLSHTRIHGKNGEEVPNPAVVLYDTSGPYTDPQVNIDVTKGLPRLRENWILERGDVERLPDFSSEFVRDLTQQEDALSFKYGGHTPLCAKKGSNVSQMYYAKRGIITPEMEYIAIRENQCAEKYFEANNPLWHQHKGNSFGANTPVKFITPEFVRQEVAAGRAIIPANINHPESEPMIIGRNFLVKINANIGNSAVSSGIEEEVEKAVWSCRWGADTIMDLSTGKNIHATREWIIRNSPVPIGTVPIYQALEKVNGKAENLTWEIFRDTLIEQAEQGVDYFTIHAGVLLRYIPLTAKRTTGIVSRGGSIMAKWCLAHHRENFLYTHFEEICEIMKAYDVSFSLGDGLRPGCIADANDAAQFAELETLGELTKIAWKHDVQVMIEGPGHVPMQLIKENMVKQLEHCDEAPFYTLGPLTTDIAPGYDHITSAIGAAMIGWFGTAMLCYVTPKEHLGLPNKEDVRQGVITYKIAAHAADLAKGHPGAQHRDNALSKARFEFRWQDQFNLSLDPETALTYHDETLPAEGAKIAHFCSMCGPHFCSMKITQEVRDFAAQQGLQEEEAFAAGMQEKSNTFAQQGGEIYL